Proteins encoded in a region of the Phaenicophaeus curvirostris isolate KB17595 chromosome 1, BPBGC_Pcur_1.0, whole genome shotgun sequence genome:
- the LOC138733440 gene encoding wee1-like protein kinase 2, whose translation MEDWDNSDDFIQQLDFSSCGEESEDKSVHEEDSLSFTPPRSCQFQKWQGSSPLPVTPQRKFSEIFLSRTKAWMSPTLNPSPAVSKRQGNTEIPLHITWKKLQLYDSPYTPKTLLSKTAFPSSGTKFPPKGFRHPRFTPRAELDDSTQASLVNINPFTPESYRQTLFLPNSKQKTRGEL comes from the exons ATGGAAGACTGGGACAACAGCGATGATTTCATTCAGCAACTGGATTTTTCCAGTTGTGGTGAAGAGAGTGAAGACAAAAGTGTGCATGAGGAGGATTCCCTGAGCTTCACCCCGCCCAGGAGCTGCCAGTTCCAGAAGTGGCAAGGGAGCAGTCCTCTGCCAGTAACCCCTCAGAGAAAGTTTAGTGAGATTTTCCTGAGCAGAACGAAAGCCTGGATGAGTCCCACTCTGAATCCTTCACCAGCTGTGAGCAAGAGACAGGGTAATACTGAGATTCCACTGCACATCACCTGGAAAAAGCTGCAGTTGTATGACTCCCCATACACTCCCAAG ACCCTGTTATCAAAGACAGCTTTTCCTTCATCTGGGACAAAATTCCCACCCAAAGGCTTCAGACATCCAAGATTTACTCCTCGTGCTGAGTTGGATGACTCTACCCAAGCATCTCTTGTCAACATTAATCCCTTTACGCCAGAGTCATATCGACAAACACtctttcttcctaacagcaagcagaAGACCAGAGGAGAGTTGTAA